A genomic stretch from Mya arenaria isolate MELC-2E11 chromosome 10, ASM2691426v1 includes:
- the LOC128204588 gene encoding receptor-type tyrosine-protein phosphatase S-like: MGKQLGDFGQFWGMVWEQEVEKIVMVTNLVEGENSEERSLHHLQFTSWPAKDVPDNETSLIDLRQRVNALPNTFDGPVIVHCSAGVGRTGTYIALDILTNQGETEGAINIPGCVLNMRRNRPSMIQTLSQYKFLHEALVHSLTLDCSSISREHFPKYMSGKQKVHQQYETMQFTHKHKSDKELQATERNRFLTNKNRKHADIPGDSYRPRLYLFLKPGEPDYINAIYINSFKTKNRFLVAQTPLPDTVSDFLTLAVQENCSCIVSMEANLEKHEM; this comes from the exons ATGGGTAAGCAGCTTGGCGATTTTGGCCAGTTCTGGGGAATGGTTTGGGAACAGGAGGTGGAGAAGATTGTCATGGTGACCAATTTGGTTGAGGGTGAG AATTCCGAAGAAAGAAGTCTGCATCATCTTCAGTTTACAAGCTGGCCAGCCAAAGACGTCCCTGATAACGAAACATCATTGATAGATTTAAGACAGAGGGTGAACGCCCTGCCGAATACATTTGACGGACCAGTGATTGTGCATTGCAG TGCTGGCGTTGGCAGAACGGGAACCTATATTGCTCTGGACATTCTGACTAACCAGGGTGAGACAGAAGGAGCTATAAATATCCCTGGATGTGTTCTCAACATGAGACGGAACAGGCCCAGCATGATTCAGACCTTG AGTCAATACAAGTTTTTACATGAAGCTTTGGTCCATTCATTGACTCTTGATTGCTCGTCGATAAGCAGAGAACACTTTCCTAAATATATGTCCGGTAAACAGAAGGTACACCAGCAGTATGAG ACAATGCAGTTCACCCATAAGCACAAGTCGGATAAGGAATTACAAGCAACGGAAAGAAATAGATTTTTGACAAACAAGAACAGGAAGCACGCGGATATACCGG gTGATTCCTACAGACCGCGTCtttatctgtttttgaaaccagGCGAACCTGATTACATCAATGCAATATACATAAAC AGTTTCAAAACGAAAAACCGGTTCTTGGTTGCACAAACACCTCTGCCTGACACTGTTTCCGATTTCCTTACACTTGCTGTTCAAGAAAACTGTTCCTGTATCGTTAGTATGGAGGCAAACTTGGAAAAGCATGAG ATGTGA